CCTCGGCGCGGCGTACCCGTGGGGCACCACCGTCATCAACGTCACCGGCTCGTTCGGGCTCGGCCTGCTCACGGGCGCCGCCGCGCAGGCGGGCCTCCCGCACGCGGTGCTGCTCATCCTCGGCGGCGGCCTCATGGGCGGCTACACGACCTTCAGCACCGCCAGCCTCGAGACCGTGCGGCTCGCGCAGGCCGGCCGGGTCGGTGCGGCGGTCGCGAACGGCGTCGGGATGCTCGTCGTCTGCATCGCGGCGGCGGGCCTCGGGATCGCGCTGGGCCAGGCGCTGTGACGGCCCTGTCGCCCGTCGCCTCCGCCGCGGACGTCGAGGCGCTGCACGCCTTCCTCGCGGCGGCGGACCTCACCGTCACGGGGCTCGACGACCCGGGCGTGCGGCTCTGGATCCAGCGCGACGCGGCCGGCCGCATCACCGGCAGCACGGGCTTCGAGCTCAGCGCGGACGGGCGGCACGCGCTGATCCGCAGCGTCGCGGTCGCGCCCTCCCTGCGGTCCGGGGGCCTCGGCTCGACGCTCGCCCGGCACGCGCTCGCCGAGGCGACCGCGGCCGGTGCCGAGCGCGCGTGGCTGTTCTCGCGGAGATCCGGTCCGTTCTGGCAGGGCCTCGGCTTCGCGGAGGCGGACCGCGACGCGCTGGCCGCCGCGCTGCCGGGCGCCCGCCAGGTCGTCGCGTTCCGCGCGAGCGGCCAGCTGGCGCGCGAGGTCGCGTGGTCACGGGCGCTGGGGGCGACCGCGTCGGGCGCGGCCTAGGCTCGCGGGATGAGCAGCGCGGACGCCCAGCCCGAACCCGAGCGCACCTGGACCACGACCGGCCGCCGCGACCTGCACCGCGGACGCGTCGTCCTGGTCGAGCACGACGTGCAGCTGCCCGACGGATCCGCGTCGCGCTACGAAGTCGACGAGAGCGTGCCGTTCGCGGTCGCCACGCTCGTGATCGACGGCGACGCCGTGATCCTGTCGCGCCAGTACCGGCACCCGCTCGGCCGGTGGATCCTCGACCTCCCCGGCGGTGCGGGCGACGCCTCCGAGCAGCCCGCCGACGCCGCCCGCCGCGAGCTCGAGGAGGAGCTCGGCCTCGTCGCGCCCGACCTCGTGCCGCTGCGCACCTACGCCGTGAACCCCGGCCGCGCGTCCTGGCTCGTGCACGTCTTCGCCTGCACGACGCCGACCACCGCGGGCGTCGCCGACCGCTCCGACCCGTCCGAGCAGGTGCGCCTCGTCCGCATGCCCGTCGCGGAGCTCGACGCGCTCATCGCCGCGGGCCGCATCGAGGACCCGACCCTGCTGATCGCCCGCGCGGCCGCCGCCGAGCAGGGGCTGCTGCCGCCGGTCGGGCAGGTCGCGTCGCGCTGACCGCCCCGCGTCGTCAGCCCGCGCGCCCCCGCAGCACGACCCGCGCGATCCGCTCGCACAGCTCGGCGTAGCCGATGCCGACCGCCGCCGCCGACTGCGGCAGGAGGCTCGTCGCGGTGAGGCCGGGGAGGCTGTTGGCCTCGATGATCCAGAGGATGCCCGCGTCATCGAGGCGGAAGTCGGAGCGGCTGTAGCCGTCGAGCCGGAGGATCCGGTGGGCCGCCAGGGCCGCGGCCCGCGCCTCCTCCGCCACCTCGCTCGGCAGGTCGGCCGGGAACGTCTCCGCGATCGCCCCGGCCTGGTACTTCGCGGCGTAGGTGAACGCCTCGTCCACGGGCACGCCGATCTCGCCGACCGCGAGCGCCTCGCCGTCGAGCACGCCGACCGTCAGCTCGCGGCCGCGCACGAAGCGCTCGACCATCACCGTGCCGTGCCGTGCGGCGAGCTCCAGCGCGGCGGGCAGGTCCGCGGCGGCGCGCACCACGGAGAGCCCGACGGTGGATCCCTGGCCGGTCGGCTTCACGACCACCGGGAACCCGAGGGCGGCCTCGACCGCGCCGGGCTCGGGGTCGATCAGCCAGTCGGGCGTGCGGACGCCGCCGGCGCGCAGCAGCGTCTTGGCGACGTCCTTGTCCATCGCGAGGGCGCTGCCGAGGGAGCCGGATCCCGTGAACGGGATGCCCGCCAGCTCGAGGAGCGCCTGCAGGCGGCCGTCCTCGCCGGATCCGCCGTGCAGCGCGAGGAACACGAGGTCGCTGTCGCGGAGGTCGGCCGGGAGGCGCAGCACCGCGCCGGATCCGCCCGCGCTCGCGGTGGCCAGCTCCGCCGACGTCGGCGGGTGCAGGCCGACGTCGGGGGTGAGGATCCGCGCCTCGGCGGCGGCGTCCAGCGCACCGTGCGCGGTGTCGACCGCGACCACCTCGTGCCCGAGCTGCCGGAGGGCCGGGACGACCTGCGCGGCGCTCGCGATGGAGACGTCGCGCTCCTCGCTCTCGCCGCCGAAGAGCACTGAGATCCGCATCCCGCGACCCTATCGGCGGGGCGCCCGCGCCCGGCGGCGGACCCGCGGCCGGCACGCCCCTGCGCCATCCGTCGCTCTCTTCACCAGACGTTCGTCTGCCGGAGGGATCCGGGCACGGCTCTGCCCCTACCGTCGTCCCGCGGGTCGCCGCCCGCATCCCCCACCCGATCGGAAGACCCCGTGCACGTCCGCACCACCGCTTCCCGTCCGCGCCGCACCCGCGTGGCGCTCGCCGCCCTCGCCATCGCGGGATCCGCCCTCGCCGGCGTCGGCACCGCGCCCGCTGCGCAGGCGTCCGCGGCCCCCGTCGCCGCCCCGGCGGGCGCCGCCACGACCGCCACGGTCGCCCCCGCCGGCGACCCGGTCGCCGCATCCGACCGCTACGTGCGACGCCAGACCGTGCACTTCTCCGCGCACATGCAGCGGTACGGCGACGTCGTCGTGTCGATCCTCATCCAGGGGCCGAACCCCGGCAACGGCGTGCCCGGCTGGTCGCGCTGCGTCGACCTGCCCCAGTCCGGCCTGCCCATCTGGACCGACATCGGCGTCGACCTGCTCGCGAACTCGCGCTACACGGTCTCCTCGTACAGCGACTTCGCCTGCTCGCGCGGCGCGAACTACCGCTGGACGACGGGCACGGTCGACACCCGCTGGACGCACTGGATCGTGTACCCGATCCGCTCCCCGCACGTGACCCTGCGCTAGGTCGCCCACCGCATCCCCGCATCCCCGCCTCGACGCCCCCGGCACGCGCCGGGGGCGTCGTCGCGTCCACCGACCGCCGGGCGTCCCGCGCGGCTCAGTCGCCGGTGCGCCGCGCGTAGGTGAGCACCGCGTTGCCCGCGCTCGTGATCTCGGAGCGCCGCAGCTCGAGCCGCGTGGTCGGGTCGTCGGGCTCGAACAGGCGGCGCCCGGCGCCCGCGACGACCGGGTGGATCATGAGGGTCAGCTCGTCGAGCAGCCCCGCGAACAGCAGCGCGCGCGTGAGCGAGATGCTCGACAGCACGGCGATCTCGCCGCCCTCCGTCTCCTTCAGCCGGGCGATCGCCGCGAGCGCGTCGCCCTCGATGCGCGTGGCGTTCCACCCCAGGTCGCCCGTGAGGGTGCGCGTGGCGACCAGCTTCTCGAGCGGGTTGACGAACGCGGCGAACGGGTCGTCGGCGGGCGCGGCCGGCCAGTGCGCCGACCAGTCCTCGTAGCCGCGGCGGCCCATCACGGCGGTGGTGACCGACGAGATCATGCGGCCGAGGCCGGCGCCGAGCTCGGGGTCGAACGAGTCGTACTGGAACAGGTGCGGCGACTCCACCACGCCGTCGACGGACGTGAACAGGCCTGCGGTGAGTCGTCGCACGTGCTCCTCCTCGAGTTCGGGTGTGGTCGCCATGATCCGCCCCGCCGCTGGCGGCGTCCACCCGGAGGGGCTCGGGAGCGCGGGAACTTTCTGGTTAACCGCTTTACACGAGTCCCGAAGCGGTGTTAGCGTCGCCGCCATCGGGATAGCGACGATGCCACCCGGATGCGTGCGAGCTGGCGGATCACGGCGTCGTCGAGCCCCGGATCCACCGCCACCTCAAGGAAGAGACCACGCGATGTCCCCTCGATCCACCGCCCGCCGCCGCCTCGTCGGCGCCGCCGCCCTCGCGGCCACCGTCCCCCTCGTGCTCGCCGGCTGCTCCGGCGGCGGGGGAGGCGGATCCTCGTCCGGCGGGGATCCGAAGACGATCACCGTCACCGACTACTACAACGAGGGCAACGACGACACCGTCATCGGCGACACCCTCCAGAAGTGCGGCGAGTCCCTCGGCGTCACCATCGAGCGCACGTCGATCCCCGGCTCGAGCCTCATCCAGAAGGTGCTGCAGCAGGCGTCGTCGCGCACCCTGCCGGACGTGCTCATGCTCGACAACCCCGACCTCCAGCAGATCGCCGCGACCGGCGCGCTCGCCCCGCTCGAGGACTTCGGCATCTCCACCGACGGCTACGCGAAGGGCGTCGTCGACGCCGGCACCTACGAGGGCAAGACGTACGGCCTCGCGCCCACCGTCAACACGATCGCGCTCTTCTACAACACGCAGATGCTGGCCGACGCGGGGATCCAGCCGCCCACCACGTGGGACGAGCTGAAGACCGCGGCCGCCGCGCTCAAGGACGGCGACCGCTACGGCATCGCGATGGACGCCAACGCCACCTACGAGGGCACCTGGCAGTTCCTGCCCTTCATGTGGTCGAACGGCGGTGACGAGAAGGACATCGCGACCCCTGAGACCGCGGAGGCGCTGCAGCTCTGGACCGACCTCGTGAAGGACGGCTCGGCGTCCCAGAGCGTCGTCAACTGGACCCAGTCCGACGTCAACGACCAGTTCATGGCCGGCAAGACGGCGATGATGATCAACGGCCCGTGGCAGATCCCGGCGCTCACCGAGTCGGGCGTCGACTACGGCATCGCGAAGCTCCCGGCGCCCGAGGCCGGCGGCACCGCCGTCGCCCCGCTCGGCGGCGAGGTGTGGACCGTGCCGCAGACGGGCGACAAGGCGAAGCAGCAGACGGCCGCGAAGGTCGTCGAGTGCCTCAACTCCGACGAGAACCAGCTCGAGATGGCGACCAAGCGCTTCACCATCCCGTCGAAGACCGCCGTCGCCACCGAGTTCGGCCAGCAGGTGCCGGAGGAGCAGGTGTTCGTCGACCTCGTCGCCGACGCCCGCGCCCGCACCGGCGAGCTCGGCGCGGAGTGGCCGAAGGCCGCCACGAAGATCTACACGGCCGTGCAGTCGGCGCTCACCGGCCAGTCGTCGCCGGAGGACGCGCTGGAGAACGCCGAGCAGGGCTGATGGCGACGACCGTCGTCCCCGCCCGCCCGACCGCGCAGGCCGCCGGGCGGGCCCGGGGCGCCGTGGATCCGGCCGTGGCGCGCGGCCCCGTGCGCCGTCGACCCCGCTTCCGGGGGGAGCGCTTCTTCCAGGCGATGTTCCTGGTGCCGGCGATCGCCTACCTCGTGCTCTTCTTCGGGTTCCCGGTCGTAAAGAACATCGTCATGAGCTTCCAGGAGTACACGACGACGACCTTCTACACGGGCGAGGCGCCGTGGGTCGGCTTCGCGAACTACGCGTCGGTGCTCTCGTCGGGGATCTTCTCCACGGCGCTGCTCAACACGTTCCTGTTCACGGCCGGGTCGATCGCCGGCCAGTTCGTCATCGGGCTCGTGCTGGCGCTGTTCTTCCGCCGGTCCTTCCCGCTCAACGGCCTGCTGCGGGCGCTGCTGCTCCTGCCGTGGCTGCTGCCCCTCATCGTCTCGAGCGCGGTGTGGAAGTGGATCCTCGACCAGGACTCGGGCGTGCTCAACCAGGCGCTCCTCGGCTCGGGGCTCGTGCAGGACCCGGTTCCATGGCTCACCAGCCCGGC
This window of the Clavibacter sepedonicus genome carries:
- a CDS encoding fluoride efflux transporter FluC; its protein translation is MTGPFVFALICVAGGVGAALRLLLDGVIRGRLGAAYPWGTTVINVTGSFGLGLLTGAAAQAGLPHAVLLILGGGLMGGYTTFSTASLETVRLAQAGRVGAAVANGVGMLVVCIAAAGLGIALGQAL
- a CDS encoding GNAT family N-acetyltransferase, with protein sequence MTALSPVASAADVEALHAFLAAADLTVTGLDDPGVRLWIQRDAAGRITGSTGFELSADGRHALIRSVAVAPSLRSGGLGSTLARHALAEATAAGAERAWLFSRRSGPFWQGLGFAEADRDALAAALPGARQVVAFRASGQLAREVAWSRALGATASGAA
- a CDS encoding NUDIX hydrolase gives rise to the protein MSSADAQPEPERTWTTTGRRDLHRGRVVLVEHDVQLPDGSASRYEVDESVPFAVATLVIDGDAVILSRQYRHPLGRWILDLPGGAGDASEQPADAARRELEEELGLVAPDLVPLRTYAVNPGRASWLVHVFACTTPTTAGVADRSDPSEQVRLVRMPVAELDALIAAGRIEDPTLLIARAAAAEQGLLPPVGQVASR
- a CDS encoding D-alanine--D-alanine ligase family protein, which produces MRISVLFGGESEERDVSIASAAQVVPALRQLGHEVVAVDTAHGALDAAAEARILTPDVGLHPPTSAELATASAGGSGAVLRLPADLRDSDLVFLALHGGSGEDGRLQALLELAGIPFTGSGSLGSALAMDKDVAKTLLRAGGVRTPDWLIDPEPGAVEAALGFPVVVKPTGQGSTVGLSVVRAAADLPAALELAARHGTVMVERFVRGRELTVGVLDGEALAVGEIGVPVDEAFTYAAKYQAGAIAETFPADLPSEVAEEARAAALAAHRILRLDGYSRSDFRLDDAGILWIIEANSLPGLTATSLLPQSAAAVGIGYAELCERIARVVLRGRAG
- a CDS encoding dihydrofolate reductase family protein, whose protein sequence is MATTPELEEEHVRRLTAGLFTSVDGVVESPHLFQYDSFDPELGAGLGRMISSVTTAVMGRRGYEDWSAHWPAAPADDPFAAFVNPLEKLVATRTLTGDLGWNATRIEGDALAAIARLKETEGGEIAVLSSISLTRALLFAGLLDELTLMIHPVVAGAGRRLFEPDDPTTRLELRRSEITSAGNAVLTYARRTGD
- a CDS encoding sugar ABC transporter substrate-binding protein; the protein is MSPRSTARRRLVGAAALAATVPLVLAGCSGGGGGGSSSGGDPKTITVTDYYNEGNDDTVIGDTLQKCGESLGVTIERTSIPGSSLIQKVLQQASSRTLPDVLMLDNPDLQQIAATGALAPLEDFGISTDGYAKGVVDAGTYEGKTYGLAPTVNTIALFYNTQMLADAGIQPPTTWDELKTAAAALKDGDRYGIAMDANATYEGTWQFLPFMWSNGGDEKDIATPETAEALQLWTDLVKDGSASQSVVNWTQSDVNDQFMAGKTAMMINGPWQIPALTESGVDYGIAKLPAPEAGGTAVAPLGGEVWTVPQTGDKAKQQTAAKVVECLNSDENQLEMATKRFTIPSKTAVATEFGQQVPEEQVFVDLVADARARTGELGAEWPKAATKIYTAVQSALTGQSSPEDALENAEQG
- a CDS encoding carbohydrate ABC transporter permease — encoded protein: MATTVVPARPTAQAAGRARGAVDPAVARGPVRRRPRFRGERFFQAMFLVPAIAYLVLFFGFPVVKNIVMSFQEYTTTTFYTGEAPWVGFANYASVLSSGIFSTALLNTFLFTAGSIAGQFVIGLVLALFFRRSFPLNGLLRALLLLPWLLPLIVSSAVWKWILDQDSGVLNQALLGSGLVQDPVPWLTSPAFALITVIAVNVWIGIPFNTTILYGGLQDIPPELYEAGSLDGATGWKGFRHITWPLLRPVVGVVLVLGVVYTIKVLDIILGLTNGGPANSTQTIATQSYTLSFQQFDFGSGAALSNILIAISAVFAVVYLRANRKAVDD